A segment of the Candidatus Protochlamydia naegleriophila genome:
TGTTGATAGCGTTCTTGGCTGAAAGATGAGTTCATAGAGTGATGTCCTTAGCTAAAGTGCCATCAGGAAACCAACAACGGGCTCGCTTGGCAATATTTTGATGATAGTCAACTTCAGTAAATAATTGGCCATTTTCATACCAACTCTTCTCGGTCCCTTCGCGCTGCCCTTCATGAAAGTAGAGCTCTCGTTTGAGATGTCCAGTTGGATAGTAGAGCCTTACAACCCCGTCAAGCTGTCCTTGCTTGTAATTCAACTCTGTTTTGAGGGATCCATTTTCATAATAATAAAGATAGTTGCCTTGCCGCAGATGTTCAGATAATCCAGGAGTGGAATAAAGCGATCCAGAGGTGTAGTAAGCAGGCTTTTGAGCATCGGATGGCTCAAAGGGGACGGCAGGAGGAGGTAAAGCCGAGGCTTGCTGCTCTTTTAAAGTATTTTCAATGATTTTTAAATTTACCTTCGTTGTTTGCAATAAAAAGCGGTAGCGCTCTTGCATCAATTGCTTGTGCCGTTGGCTTCGTTCATGCTCTGGCAGGCGTTTAAGATTGCGCAAATCCTTTTGAATGAAGGTGGAGAAGAAGTCATCAAACTGTTGTAAAAGATAATTGAATCCCACTTCTTGCTTTAGCGCTTCTTCTAGTCCTTGACTGCTTTCATGGTCTGAAAGTTGCAGGATGGCTTGACAAATGGCTTCGCATTGTTTAAGGCTGTTGTAGAAGATCTGAATGCAGTTTTTAACCTTGCTGCGGTCAACAGGAACTGAACCTGCACCTTGGATGGCACTGTGGATCAATTGCTCCAATTCGAACGTTTGCGTCAGATAGGTTTCCGAGACCTCTTGCAAAGAGAGGTTGGGAATTGAAAAAAGACCGATGCCTTCATCGGACGCATTGATGAGCCGCAAATCAGGATGGGTACGGCCATATAAATCGGTCCATTGGGCTTCAGCAATCCATGTCCAGTAGCTCCAGACTTTCTCACCTTTGATGTTTTTGACCTGAATGGGGGGGCCTAAATGCGTTTTCTGTTCAGTTTTTTCTGGAAAGAGAGGATGCCTTTCAACTCCTGAAGCATAGTGCTCACCTTCGCGAAAGGAGAGATCGAGTCCAACAAAAATAATGGGATTGCAGCCGAGCAAACGGGCGATTTCTAAGGTTGCATGCACGACATTATAGCCCCCTTCTAATTGAAGAGAGGGAAGGCCGAGCTGCTCTTCAAACCACTTGGCAGCCCAGTAAAACACGGCTCCCGATAAGAAAAGGCGGGGACCGTGGATGGCTGTTAATGCCTCATAGTAGATGCGATTGCGGTAAAAAACGGGAGTTTCGAAAGCGCGATTCATAATCTGACGATGAAATGTTTCGGCGGTTGGATCAATATTGACCCCAAAGTGGGGCCATACCCCCTCATGAGTCAAAACGTTCAGAGCGCTTCCTGGGCCGAATAATAGGGCTTTTTGATGCAACTCTTTGAGTTTAGTTGCATGCTTAGCTAAAGAAGGGCCTGCACCGCAAATGATGGCTGGTATATCTTTAAACTTATTGGCTAGATGATCGGCAAGGTAAGAGTGTGGAAGCTGTAAGAGATTGCGATAAAAGTTATTAAAAAAGGCGACGCCAAATTGAGCCAATTCTTGATAGCGAATATTTTGTTCGGTCGTTTCGAATTCAATTAAGTCTTGAATCATAGAAAAAAACGGCATTTTATTGGCTGCATAAGAGGGCAAGGCGGTAACGCTAAAAGAGCGTAGCAAATTATCCTGCGTCAATAAGCGGACGATCGATCGATCATAATGAGCCTCGGAAAAGTCCCTAATATCGACTTGAGGATCTTGTAAGAGAGGGGCTGCGTGTTCTAACTCCAAAAAATACCGGATAACGGCAAGCTCATCTTCTAAAAAGATCAGATAACGATTGGGATCGCCCTTTAACCACTCTTTTAGATCCTGGTATAAATAACCCAATCCAAGCCCATATACATAGAGAACATCGCAGTTCTCAAGAGACAGCCCGGCATACCATTCTTTTGCCTCGCGGCTTGGCCCATTCTCGCTGTGCAGAAAATAGGCCTTGTCTCCTTGCTGTATGGATAGATTAGCTTCTTCATGGGTCGTGCAAGGAGTCAAACAAATTGTCTGGCCATTCAAAAAAGAAGAGACCTTATTGGCTAAAGGAGCATTGATTAAATGCAAAAGGGCTAGATTGCCGTTGTATAATTTCTGATCAAACATCGCCCCTCATGAAAAGCATTCTACTATAAATCAACCAAT
Coding sequences within it:
- a CDS encoding 6-hydroxymethylpterin diphosphokinase MptE-like protein, giving the protein MFDQKLYNGNLALLHLINAPLANKVSSFLNGQTICLTPCTTHEEANLSIQQGDKAYFLHSENGPSREAKEWYAGLSLENCDVLYVYGLGLGYLYQDLKEWLKGDPNRYLIFLEDELAVIRYFLELEHAAPLLQDPQVDIRDFSEAHYDRSIVRLLTQDNLLRSFSVTALPSYAANKMPFFSMIQDLIEFETTEQNIRYQELAQFGVAFFNNFYRNLLQLPHSYLADHLANKFKDIPAIICGAGPSLAKHATKLKELHQKALLFGPGSALNVLTHEGVWPHFGVNIDPTAETFHRQIMNRAFETPVFYRNRIYYEALTAIHGPRLFLSGAVFYWAAKWFEEQLGLPSLQLEGGYNVVHATLEIARLLGCNPIIFVGLDLSFREGEHYASGVERHPLFPEKTEQKTHLGPPIQVKNIKGEKVWSYWTWIAEAQWTDLYGRTHPDLRLINASDEGIGLFSIPNLSLQEVSETYLTQTFELEQLIHSAIQGAGSVPVDRSKVKNCIQIFYNSLKQCEAICQAILQLSDHESSQGLEEALKQEVGFNYLLQQFDDFFSTFIQKDLRNLKRLPEHERSQRHKQLMQERYRFLLQTTKVNLKIIENTLKEQQASALPPPAVPFEPSDAQKPAYYTSGSLYSTPGLSEHLRQGNYLYYYENGSLKTELNYKQGQLDGVVRLYYPTGHLKRELYFHEGQREGTEKSWYENGQLFTEVDYHQNIAKRARCWFPDGTLAKDITL